A region of the Nitrososphaerales archaeon genome:
TCTCTTTGAGCTTCCGCCAACCACTCCATAACCTTTTTCCTTTCATCTTTACTTAAGATCTCTTCATAACATCTCTCTTTAACTCTTTGGACTTGTACCAGATCGAAAAACTCTGCAGCATTCGCTCCACTTTCAATAGCTAACTTAAGTATATCTGGAACTTCATGAATATTTTGTCTTCTGATCACAATATTAAATTGGAATGGCAAACCTACTTCTTTACAATTCTTTGCCCCTTCAATAGCTCTAAAAAATGCTCCATCCTCTCCTCTAAAAGAGTCGTGAGTTTCGGGCTTAGCTCCATCGATAGATATAGCTACACATTGTACACCTACTTCCTTCATCTTGATGGCGCTTTGTTTATCGATAAGTGTACCATTACTTCCGACTACAACTCTAATCCCCTTACTTGAAGCATATTTAACAATCTCATAAAAGTCATCTCTACAAAGAGGTTCACCTCCATCTAGAATGAGGAGTTTTATTCCCCAATTTGCAATATCATCTAAGAGCTTCTTCGCTTCTCTAGTTGATAACTCGTCAGGTGCAGGTTTATCTACAGCATCACTATAACAATGTTTGCACTTGAGGTTACATCTCTTTGTAATGGCGTATGATACAAGGTAAGGAGGCGGTATCATAAAAAACCATCACTTATGTTTTTATCACTATTCTTATTTTATTTTAAAAATCTATCGATGATGAATTAAACAGAAGACAAATCCTCTGCAAATCTTTATATCAAACGAACCAAAGAAGAGTAGTATAATGTGTAATATCGATAGATACATATGAGGTTAGCATATATGCCGTTCACACCCCTTCATTTTGCGTATCCATGGTTGTTAAAGTGGAGGTTTAATAGCCTTAACACTCTAACACTCATCGTAGCTTCATTTGTACCCGATGTCGAAAATTCTATCCTGATGCTCATGGGTATATATCCAAATAGATTGGTAACACACTCTTTGATCGGAGTATTCACGATCGATCCGGCCCTAGCCATTCTAATCGCATACATACTCACACGCATCAATCTTGAGAGTATAGGCCTCCCAAATCTTAAGCCTCTTACGTTAAACTTTAATCTGATCACTTCAGCGATTGTAGGTGCGCTTCTACATGTATCGATCGATACATTACATCACGAATACAATCCGATCTTCTGGCAGATGGGCCCGACTTACATTACTGGCCCTCTCGTGGTATGGTTTGGCCCGATTCAAGCCCATCTCATCATTCATCTCTTTAGCCTCTTACTGCTGATATACGTTCTAAAGAAGATTCTTAATGAAAGGGGTGAACGGTTATCACTTCTTTATAAAGATCCATTAAAGACTATAAGGTTGTTGATAGAATCAATCAATCGATGATGAACCTTTCCTCGTCCTCGCTTTATCTGCGTAACTCTTTATCTCCTCTTGAGAAAGAAACCTCATCTTCTTCGTAGTGGTATCTATTACCGCCAACTTAATGTGGCGGGTTCCTACTTTATCTTCACTAACGAGGTATATCGATTCGATGGCCAGGAGGATCGCTTCCTCTAAACTCATATTTTCATTATAATTCTGCTCCAGATATGCTGTCACTTGATCGCTCCCCGCACCGATCGCCACGGCATTGTACTCCAAATATGTACCACTAGGATCTGTAAGGTATAATTGTGCACCATGGCTGCTGATGCCCGCGAATATTAAAGAAACACCGAACGGCCTCACACCTGCATATTGAGTATATTGCTGGGCAAGATCGGCGATTCTTCGGGCGACAGTTTCGACATCGACGGCCTCATCGTAGACCAACTTATTACTTTGCGCTATAACCCTTGCATAATCTACTTGGACACGTGCATCGGGTATATAGCCCGCAGCTGCGACACCGATGTGATCATCCACTTGAAAGATCTTTTGAGTTGCGGTGGCCGATTGAAGCTTCCTTACCCTCTCTTCTGCAGCCAATACTACTCCTTGTGGTGTCTTTATCCCAACGGCCAAAGTCCCTCTTCTAACGGTCTCTATCGCATATTCGACCTGGTAAAGCCTTCCATCAGGAGAGAATACTGTAATAGCTCTATCGTAACCTGCAGCGGCTGGGAACAAACTCTATCACTACTAAAGTGGTTATCAATGGTGATTTAAATCTTTTATTTTCTATGATGTTAGAAGGGTTAAAATGTAACTGGATCGATCGATCAATTTAGATGGAGGCTATCGATTCGGTAAAGTTTTATGGCCATCCTTTAATTCGAGCTACACATCATACTACATTCGAAATAACTAAGGATGAATCGATCACACAAAGAGGAACATGTATAATAGGGGTGAGGGCGAATAAAGCGTGTAGAGATTTAAATGAAGAGATCAAGAGTTTTATCCGCTCACATAACGCTATAGTGCATATCGAATTGATCGTGGATGATGAAATCTTTAAGACATCTGCCTCTGGCGATCCATTTCTCACATTGGAGGATGAACGGGATATTGTGGTAAGAAAGAGTAACTATGTATGCAAAAGGACGTTGGCCGTTAAATGCAGGGCCGCTGCCAAAGATATTCCTCGCAGTATGATAGATAAGTTAAAAGATCCTTCAAAAGAAGGCTTGATGATCATTAAAGTGGAGGTATAAATCGATGATTTTAGACCGATCTTCTTGAAGCTGATATCAATTCGGTCAGGGCTGTAAAGGCTTTACTCACATCATCCATCTTCACCACTATTATAGTATCGGTATAACAGCTGACGGTATCTTCGATATTGATCCTTCTGCGTGAAACCTGATTGTAAAAAGCGATCGCACAACCCGGTGTCTTGATTATATCTTTAGGGCTGTGCACGATTATGGCTGCCAGATTTGAAGCCTCTTCAAGAATATCTTCACTTTTAAATGCCGACTTTACTTTATCTAACAACTTCTGATCGAAGATGAGGGTTATCGCGGAGATACTTTCCGATACCTGGAGAAACTCCTCTTGATAACTTGCCAATACGCTCCTAACTACCTCAAGTGTCCTCTTAGTCTTTTCAACAGATATCTTGACCACATCCGTCCTCACGTTGATCGTGCTACGCGCTATTACCGATCGAATAGATGGATTGGTCTGCTTATACTCGATCTTCAACCTCTTTAATGAAGTTATTATACTCTCGACATTCACCTTCCTTCCCACGATCTCTTCAACCCTTGGTTTGATTATTCGTGCTATAGCGCTGATATTCGCATAGCCCCTATGCAACGCATCCTGAAAAGATAGGTCAGCATCTATAATCTCACGTACTGCATTCGAAATCGAAGGTTTGACCAATTTTGGTACAAACATATTTATATCTAGAACAATATTGACCAAAAAATATAAAAATGTATCGTGCAGTTACATGGTAGTATGGTGAAAGAAAGGGTAGTGTTAGCCTATTCGGGAGGCCTGGACACTTCTGTAGCTATAAAGTACTTCCAAGAGAAGTACAATATGGATGTTATAACCGTTACGGTAAATATAGGCCAGGTTGAAGATCTGAATGAAATCGCTGAAAGGGCGAAGGCTCTAGGTGCGATCAAACATTATTCAATAGATGCTTTAAGGGAATTCACAGTAGATTACATCTTCCCCGCGATAAAGGCGAATGCACTTTACGGAGGAAAGTATCCTCTGGGCACAGCTCTAGGGAGGCCATTAATTGCTAAAAAGTTGGTAGAGGTGGCAGAGAAGGAGGGTGCTACTACAGTTGCACACGGTTGTACCGGTAAGGGTAACGATCAAGTACGTTTTGATATAACTATAAAGGCCCTTAATCCAAATTTGAAGATCATCGCACCGGTAAGGGATTGGAACCTATCACGTGATGAGGAGATCGAATATGTGAAGAAGCATAACATCCCGCTCGAGATAAAAAGATCCATCTACAGTGTCGATCAAAACCTTTGGGGCAGATCGATCGAGAGTGGCCCCTTGGAGGATCCTTACCATGAACCATCACATGAAGTCTTTCAATGGACAAAGCCTTTGGATAAAACACCGGACCGACCGGAGTATTTAGAGCTCGAATTTAAAGAAGGTGTGCCTATAGCTGTGAATGGGCAGAAGATGGATCCTGTGAGTTTGATACAGTATGTTAACAAGGTTGCAGGAGAGCATGGCATAGGGGTTATAGATCATATAGAGGATAGGGTCGTAGGGATCAAATCGCGGGAAGTTTACGAATATCCCGCAGCGACCTGTATAATCGAAGCCCATAAGGATCTGGAGAAGCTCGTTCTAACGAGGCACCAATTGGCCTTCAAATCTTTTGTCGAACAAGAATGGGCTTGGTTGGTGTATAGTGGACTTTGGATGGAGCCATTGAGGATGGATCTTCAAGCCTTTATAGACTCGACTCAAAAGTTCGTCGAAGGTAAAGTGAGATTAAAGATGTATAAGGGGAGTGTAAGGGTCGTTGGTAGATCCTCACCATATTCATTGTATAGTTACGCTTTGGCAACCTACGATTCTTCATCGACATTCGATCAAAGGGCTTCGATAGGCTTCATACATCTGTGGGGCTTACAATCCCATATTGCCAATCTGATAAGAAAGAAGAAGGTCGAGGATAGTGAGATCTATGGCCGTGGATCTACTGAGGGGAGAGAGGCTTGAGGAGTTCGCCCATGAAGCTATAGAGTACACTTCATCCGTTTCACACGATGAACCGTTGGTAAAGCCCGTGATCATGATCAATCAGGCACACATGGTCATGCTGATCGAATGCGGATTGATAAAATATGAGTATGGTATCAAATGCCTTGAAGCGTTAGAATCTATACCTCATGATCTAAAGTTGGATCCGAAGTTGGAAGATGTTCATATGAATATTGAATCGTTCGTGATCAAGAAGGTGGGTGAGGAGATAGGTGGACAATTGAACCTGGGAAAGAGTAGAAATGACCAGGTGGCGACGGCGATACGGATGGTGTTAAGAGAGTACGTCTTGGATATAACCTCAAACCTCATAGCACTATGTAAAACGATCATCCAAAGATCGATGGAGCATTTAGAAACTATCATTCCAGGCTATACACACCTTCAGCATGCCCAACCAGTAACCTTGGCGCACCATCTACTCGCTTACTGTGAAGCTCTGATAAGAGATGGTTATAGATTGAGAGATGCGTACAACCGTATCAATATAAGCCCCATGGGTTCTGCTGCACTCGCTACGACGAGTTTAAAGATCGATAGAGAGTTGACAGCTTCGCTCTTGGGCTTTGAAGGGTTAGTGGTAAACTCTATCGATGCTGTTAGTGCAAGGGACTTCGCTGTAGAGGTGATCTCAGACCTTTCATTATTGATGACCAATCTGAGTAGAATGGCTGAAGAATTGATCCTATGGAGCACTTATGAATTTGGTATCGTAGAGATTCCCGATGAATATGCATCTACAAGTAGTATTATGCCACAGAAGAAGAATGCTGTAGTCGCGGAGATGATCAGATCGAAAACTTCAACGATCTACGGAGACCTTATCGCATCACTCTCCATCCTTAACTCTCTACCATACAGTTATAACCTCGATCTACAGGATCTAACCCCAAAACTCTGGGATGCATGCAAAGTAACCCTCACATCATTAAAGGTTATGAATGGTATGATGAAAAGAGTAAAGTTTAATGTGAACCGTTTGAATGAATTGATCAAGGATGATATGCTCTTGGCTACAGATCTGGCAGATTATCTGACCCAGAGGTTCAACATACCCTTTAGGATCTCACATAGGATCGTGGGCGCCCTTGTGAAGAGAGCTATTGAGAAGGGCGCGAGCCTTGGTGAAACGATCGGTGAGTTGGATAAAATCATCGAAAGGATGACCGGATCGAGGGTTGATATACCGATGAGCGAATTAAGGAATGTATTAGATGTAAGAAGAGCAATTGAAGCTAGATGTGTCATCGGAGGTCCGAGCCCATCCGAAGTTAAAAAGATGATAAATCTTTATGAATCTAAATTGGATATCTTGGAGCGTTGGGTCTCTGAATGTAGATCAAAATTGGAGAGTGCATCCAATCTGCTGCGTGAGAAAATAGATTCGTTAAAAAGGGTGAAGGGTTGATGAAAGCAAAGTGTTTAGAATGTGAAGGTGAAATCAAATTACCCGATGATGTGGTAGAAGGAGAAATCGTCTCATGCCCCGATTGTGGTGCGGACTTTGAAGTAATCAAGGTGAGTTCTGGAAAGGTTGAATTGAGAGCTGCTGAGATGGTTGGAGAAGATTGGGGAGAATGAATTGGTAAAGATCGGTCTATTCTACGATCGAGTGGGATGGGAGGAGAAAAGGTTAGAGGTAAAGGCTAAAGAGATGGGGATCGATATTCGACCCATCGATGCAAAGGTGTATCTGCTCGATGTACATGTGGAACCAAAAACACTCCACGAAGAATTTGGTGAAGTCGTACTTCAAAGGTGTATAAGCCACTTTAGAGGCCTTCACCTAACAGCTTTCTTAGAGAGTAAAGGCATTAAGGTAATCAATTCTTATAAGGTCGCTGAAGTGTGTGGCAATAAACTTCTAACGACTCTACAATTGGTAAAATCGAATATACCCACGCCCAAAACAATCGTCTCATTTACATCGGCATCTGCCCTAGATGCTGTAGAGCGTTTAGGTTATCCAGCCGTATTGAAGCCAGTTACGGGTAGTTGGGGAAGGTTGGTTGCACCTTTAAAAGATAGAGATACAGCGATGTCCATAATCGAGGCTCGTGAACTTATGAATAATCCCTTGAGCCAGATCTATTATATTCAAGAGTATATCCATCGCCCTCCGAGGGATATTAGGTGTATCGTGGTAGGTGATGAAGTGATTACAGCTTACTATCGCTACGCTCCGCCCGGAGATTGGAGAACGAAT
Encoded here:
- a CDS encoding radical SAM protein codes for the protein MIPPPYLVSYAITKRCNLKCKHCYSDAVDKPAPDELSTREAKKLLDDIANWGIKLLILDGGEPLCRDDFYEIVKYASSKGIRVVVGSNGTLIDKQSAIKMKEVGVQCVAISIDGAKPETHDSFRGEDGAFFRAIEGAKNCKEVGLPFQFNIVIRRQNIHEVPDILKLAIESGANAAEFFDLVQVQRVKERCYEEILSKDERKKVMEWLAEAQRDCPILIRVPACPMYPLILKEKNVQPKYFSTHLLRTIPYYNRGCAAGMPNGYITILPNGDIIPCMLLQIKIGNVKEESIIKIWNESPILAKLRSRELDGECGKCFYKDVCAGCRGRAYEVTGNMMATDPGCWLI
- a CDS encoding DUF4184 family protein, encoding MPFTPLHFAYPWLLKWRFNSLNTLTLIVASFVPDVENSILMLMGIYPNRLVTHSLIGVFTIDPALAILIAYILTRINLESIGLPNLKPLTLNFNLITSAIVGALLHVSIDTLHHEYNPIFWQMGPTYITGPLVVWFGPIQAHLIIHLFSLLLLIYVLKKILNERGERLSLLYKDPLKTIRLLIESINR
- the psmA gene encoding archaeal proteasome endopeptidase complex subunit alpha translates to MFPAAAGYDRAITVFSPDGRLYQVEYAIETVRRGTLAVGIKTPQGVVLAAEERVRKLQSATATQKIFQVDDHIGVAAAGYIPDARVQVDYARVIAQSNKLVYDEAVDVETVARRIADLAQQYTQYAGVRPFGVSLIFAGISSHGAQLYLTDPSGTYLEYNAVAIGAGSDQVTAYLEQNYNENMSLEEAILLAIESIYLVSEDKVGTRHIKLAVIDTTTKKMRFLSQEEIKSYADKARTRKGSSSID
- a CDS encoding DUF371 domain-containing protein, with translation MEAIDSVKFYGHPLIRATHHTTFEITKDESITQRGTCIIGVRANKACRDLNEEIKSFIRSHNAIVHIELIVDDEIFKTSASGDPFLTLEDERDIVVRKSNYVCKRTLAVKCRAAAKDIPRSMIDKLKDPSKEGLMIIKVEV
- a CDS encoding argininosuccinate synthase; the encoded protein is MVKERVVLAYSGGLDTSVAIKYFQEKYNMDVITVTVNIGQVEDLNEIAERAKALGAIKHYSIDALREFTVDYIFPAIKANALYGGKYPLGTALGRPLIAKKLVEVAEKEGATTVAHGCTGKGNDQVRFDITIKALNPNLKIIAPVRDWNLSRDEEIEYVKKHNIPLEIKRSIYSVDQNLWGRSIESGPLEDPYHEPSHEVFQWTKPLDKTPDRPEYLELEFKEGVPIAVNGQKMDPVSLIQYVNKVAGEHGIGVIDHIEDRVVGIKSREVYEYPAATCIIEAHKDLEKLVLTRHQLAFKSFVEQEWAWLVYSGLWMEPLRMDLQAFIDSTQKFVEGKVRLKMYKGSVRVVGRSSPYSLYSYALATYDSSSTFDQRASIGFIHLWGLQSHIANLIRKKKVEDSEIYGRGSTEGREA
- the argH gene encoding argininosuccinate lyase, with amino-acid sequence MAVDLLRGERLEEFAHEAIEYTSSVSHDEPLVKPVIMINQAHMVMLIECGLIKYEYGIKCLEALESIPHDLKLDPKLEDVHMNIESFVIKKVGEEIGGQLNLGKSRNDQVATAIRMVLREYVLDITSNLIALCKTIIQRSMEHLETIIPGYTHLQHAQPVTLAHHLLAYCEALIRDGYRLRDAYNRINISPMGSAALATTSLKIDRELTASLLGFEGLVVNSIDAVSARDFAVEVISDLSLLMTNLSRMAEELILWSTYEFGIVEIPDEYASTSSIMPQKKNAVVAEMIRSKTSTIYGDLIASLSILNSLPYSYNLDLQDLTPKLWDACKVTLTSLKVMNGMMKRVKFNVNRLNELIKDDMLLATDLADYLTQRFNIPFRISHRIVGALVKRAIEKGASLGETIGELDKIIERMTGSRVDIPMSELRNVLDVRRAIEARCVIGGPSPSEVKKMINLYESKLDILERWVSECRSKLESASNLLREKIDSLKRVKG
- the lysW/argW gene encoding alpha-aminoadipate/glutamate carrier protein LysW/ArgW, with product MKAKCLECEGEIKLPDDVVEGEIVSCPDCGADFEVIKVSSGKVELRAAEMVGEDWGE
- the lysX gene encoding lysine biosynthesis protein LysX, with translation MEKIGENELVKIGLFYDRVGWEEKRLEVKAKEMGIDIRPIDAKVYLLDVHVEPKTLHEEFGEVVLQRCISHFRGLHLTAFLESKGIKVINSYKVAEVCGNKLLTTLQLVKSNIPTPKTIVSFTSASALDAVERLGYPAVLKPVTGSWGRLVAPLKDRDTAMSIIEARELMNNPLSQIYYIQEYIHRPPRDIRCIVVGDEVITAYYRYAPPGDWRTNIARGGKAEPCKMTKELEDLALGAAEAVGNGVLAVDMMESDRGILVHEVNSRVEFRGASSVSNVDIAKAILEYAIREWKR